The Aythya fuligula isolate bAytFul2 chromosome 2, bAytFul2.pri, whole genome shotgun sequence genome contains a region encoding:
- the STX17 gene encoding syntaxin-17 gives MSEDDEKVKLRRIEPAIHKFIKVAIPTDLERLRKHQINIEKYQRCRLWDRLHDEHINAGRTVQQLRANMREMEKLCLRVRQEDIPVLQRMINPVREEASSAIKDFLQLHSESAEELKRQLEGQEDGSLTRSITVGGETLYNAEVKDGSQSLIQMYSPLPEIPQNENAAESWETLEEDLIQLSQLVTEFSVLVNAQQEKIDRIEDNVNSAAANTEEGTKNLRKAAKYKLAALPVAGAVIGGVVGGPIGLLAGFKVAGIAAALGGGILGFTGGKLIQRRKQKLIEQVSSSCPELSCQRAKKSS, from the exons ATGTCTGAAGATGATGAAAAAGTTAAGCTCCGTCGAATCGAACCCGCCATTCACAAGTTCATCAAAGTGGCAATTCCGACAGATTTGGAGAGATtaagaaaacaccaaataaaCATTGAGAAG tatCAAAGATGCAGACTTTGGGATAGATTGCACGATGAGCACATCAACGCAGGACGAACAGTTCAG CAACTCCGAGCCAATATGAGAGAGATGGAGAAACTTTGTTTGCGAGTCCGACAGGAAGACATCCCGGTTCTGCAGAGAATGATAAATCCAGTGAGAGAGGAAGCTTCATCTGCCATTAAAGACTTCCTACAGCTCCATTCTGAATCTGCAGAAGAACTTAAAAGGCAACTAGAAGGACAGGAGGATGGCTCTTTAACCAGATCTATAACTGTAGGAGGAG aaactTTGTATAACGCAGAAGTGAAGGACGGGTCCCAAAGTTTAATCCAGATGTATTCTCCCCTTCCTGAAATACCTCAGAATGAAAATGCAGCTGAGTCCTGGGAAACTTTAGAAGAG gaCTTGATTCAGCTTAGCCAATTGGTGACTGAATTTTCTGTGTTAGTCAAT GCTCAGCAGGAGAAGATTGACAGGATTGAAGACAATGTCAACAGCGCTGCTGCGAATACTGAAGAGGGAACCAAAAACTTGAGGAAG GCTGCAAAATACaagctggcagctctgcctgtggCAGGTGCTGTCATTGGAGGCGTGGTGGGGGGTCCCATTGGGCTCCTCGCAGGCTTCAAAGTGGCAGGAATTGCAGCTGCACTTGGTGGTGGGATTTTGGGCTTCACAGGTGGAAAATTGAtccagaggagaaaacaaaaactgattGAGCAGGTCTCTTCCAGCTGTCCGGAGCTTTCTTGCCAAAGAGCTAAAAAATCCAGCTGA